A DNA window from Bradyrhizobium sp. CCBAU 53421 contains the following coding sequences:
- the ileS gene encoding isoleucine--tRNA ligase yields MSDKPQKTDANDYSKTLYLPQTEFPMRAGLPQREPEILKYWNDIGLYDRLRRAAERRAKFVLHDGPPYANGNIHIGHALNKILKDVVTKSQQMLGFDSNYVPGWDCHGLPIEWKIEEENYRSKGKPKPDFRDSAAMVAFRRECRAYATHWINVQREEFKRLGIIGDWDHPYQTMSYPAEAQIARELMKFAANGTLYRGSKPVMWSVVEKTALAEAEVEYEDYTSDMVWVKFPVTSPAHGALANASVVIWTTTPWTLPGNRAISFSPKIAYGLYKVTDAPADNWAKTGDLLILADALAAEVFKQARVTSYEKVRDIPGDTLDAVECAHPLRGFGGGYEFTVPLLAGEHVTDDTGTGFVHTAPSHGREDFDVWTANTRELDARGIPTAIPYTVDENGAYTAQAPGFTGKRVLNDKGEKGDANEAVIKALIEAGKLLARGRLKHQYPHSWRSKKPVIFRNTPQWFIAMDKDIAENGHAKKGDTLRARALQAISVTQWVPPAGENRINGMIANRPDWVISRQRAWGVPIAVFVRENSDGSAEILQDEVVNQRITEAFMEEGADAWYMDGARERFLGSRASENWKKVDDICDVWFDSGSTHAFVLEDRQNFPQLGNIVRKVDGGNDTVMYLEGSDQHRGWFHSSLLESAGTRGRAPYDIVLTHGFTLDENGRKMSKSLGNTVEPQKVIKDSGADILRLWVCATDYADDQRIGPEILKNTIETYRKLRNSIRWMLGTLHHFKPSEKVAFAEMPELERLMLHELAGHTETIRAAYAAFDYKTVVATLAAFMNSELSAFYFDIRKDTLYCDPPSSVARKAALTTIDLLCDAILKWLAPILSFTTDEAWRMYRPHAEPSVHLTLFPEGLEQFRDDALAAKWETIRNVRRVVTGALELERAAKRIGSSLEASPVIYIADRETMATLFDIDLAEVCITSNYEVREGEAPATAFRLDAVPGVAVMVEKAVGIKCARSWKILPTVGADPEYPDVSPRDAQALREWKALGVTA; encoded by the coding sequence ATGTCCGACAAGCCGCAAAAGACCGACGCTAACGACTATTCCAAGACCCTTTACCTGCCGCAGACGGAATTCCCGATGCGCGCCGGCTTGCCCCAGCGCGAGCCGGAAATCCTGAAATACTGGAACGACATCGGCCTCTACGACAGGCTTCGCCGGGCAGCCGAGCGCCGCGCCAAATTCGTGCTGCATGACGGGCCGCCCTACGCCAACGGCAACATCCATATCGGCCATGCGCTGAACAAGATCCTCAAGGACGTCGTGACCAAGAGCCAGCAGATGCTCGGCTTCGACTCCAACTACGTGCCGGGCTGGGACTGCCACGGCCTGCCGATCGAATGGAAGATCGAGGAGGAGAACTACCGCTCCAAGGGCAAGCCGAAGCCCGACTTCCGCGACTCCGCCGCGATGGTCGCGTTCCGCAGGGAATGCCGCGCCTATGCGACGCACTGGATCAACGTACAGCGCGAGGAGTTCAAGCGGCTCGGCATCATCGGCGACTGGGACCATCCCTACCAGACGATGAGCTATCCGGCCGAAGCGCAGATCGCCCGCGAGCTGATGAAGTTCGCCGCCAACGGCACGCTGTATCGCGGCTCCAAGCCGGTGATGTGGAGCGTGGTGGAGAAGACCGCGCTGGCCGAAGCCGAGGTCGAATACGAGGACTACACTTCCGACATGGTGTGGGTGAAATTTCCGGTCACCTCGCCGGCGCATGGCGCGCTGGCCAATGCCTCGGTCGTGATCTGGACCACCACGCCGTGGACGCTGCCCGGCAACCGCGCGATCTCGTTCTCGCCGAAGATCGCCTACGGCCTCTACAAGGTGACCGATGCGCCCGCCGACAATTGGGCGAAGACCGGCGATCTCCTGATCCTGGCCGATGCGCTCGCCGCGGAGGTGTTCAAGCAGGCGCGCGTCACCTCCTATGAGAAGGTCCGCGATATTCCCGGCGACACGCTGGACGCGGTGGAATGCGCCCATCCGCTGCGCGGCTTTGGCGGCGGCTACGAATTCACCGTGCCGCTGCTCGCCGGCGAACATGTCACCGACGACACCGGCACCGGCTTCGTGCACACCGCACCGAGCCACGGCCGCGAGGACTTCGACGTCTGGACGGCCAACACCCGCGAGCTCGATGCGCGCGGCATCCCGACTGCGATCCCCTACACCGTCGACGAGAACGGCGCCTACACCGCGCAGGCGCCGGGCTTCACCGGCAAGCGCGTGCTCAACGACAAGGGCGAGAAGGGCGACGCCAACGAAGCTGTCATCAAGGCTCTGATCGAGGCCGGCAAGCTGCTGGCACGCGGCCGCCTCAAGCACCAGTATCCGCATTCCTGGCGCTCCAAGAAGCCGGTGATCTTCCGCAACACGCCGCAATGGTTCATCGCGATGGACAAGGACATCGCGGAGAACGGCCACGCCAAGAAGGGCGACACGCTGCGCGCCCGCGCGCTGCAGGCGATCTCGGTCACCCAATGGGTGCCGCCGGCCGGCGAGAACCGCATCAACGGCATGATCGCCAACCGGCCGGACTGGGTGATCTCGCGCCAGCGCGCCTGGGGCGTGCCGATCGCGGTTTTCGTGCGCGAGAACAGCGACGGCTCGGCCGAGATCCTGCAGGACGAGGTCGTCAACCAGCGCATCACCGAGGCGTTCATGGAGGAAGGCGCCGACGCCTGGTACATGGATGGCGCCCGCGAGCGCTTCCTCGGGAGCCGCGCATCGGAAAACTGGAAGAAGGTCGACGACATCTGCGACGTCTGGTTCGATTCCGGCTCGACCCATGCCTTCGTGCTGGAAGACCGCCAGAACTTCCCGCAGCTCGGCAACATCGTCCGCAAGGTCGATGGCGGCAATGACACCGTGATGTATCTCGAAGGAAGCGACCAGCATCGCGGCTGGTTCCACTCGTCGCTGCTGGAGAGCGCCGGCACGCGCGGGCGCGCGCCGTATGACATCGTGCTCACCCACGGCTTCACGCTCGACGAGAACGGCCGCAAGATGTCGAAGTCGCTCGGCAACACGGTCGAGCCGCAGAAGGTGATCAAGGATTCGGGTGCGGATATCCTGCGCCTGTGGGTCTGCGCCACCGATTACGCCGACGACCAGCGCATCGGGCCGGAGATCCTGAAGAATACCATCGAGACCTATCGCAAGCTGCGCAACTCGATCCGCTGGATGCTCGGCACGCTGCATCACTTCAAGCCGAGCGAGAAGGTCGCCTTCGCCGAGATGCCCGAGCTCGAGCGGCTGATGCTGCACGAACTGGCCGGCCACACCGAGACCATCCGCGCGGCCTACGCCGCGTTCGACTACAAGACCGTGGTCGCAACGCTCGCCGCCTTCATGAACTCCGAGCTGTCGGCGTTCTACTTCGACATCCGCAAGGACACGCTGTATTGCGACCCGCCATCCTCGGTGGCACGCAAGGCGGCGCTGACCACGATCGACCTGCTCTGCGACGCGATCCTGAAATGGCTGGCGCCGATCCTGAGCTTCACCACCGACGAAGCCTGGCGGATGTACCGGCCGCACGCCGAGCCCTCGGTGCATCTGACGCTGTTCCCCGAAGGTCTCGAGCAATTCCGCGACGATGCCCTCGCCGCAAAGTGGGAGACGATCCGCAACGTCCGCCGCGTCGTCACCGGCGCGCTCGAGCTCGAGCGCGCGGCCAAGCGGATCGGCTCGTCGCTCGAGGCGTCGCCGGTGATCTACATCGCCGACCGCGAGACGATGGCAACGCTGTTCGACATCGATCTCGCCGAGGTCTGCATCACCTCGAACTACGAGGTGCGCGAGGGCGAGGCCCCGGCCACGGCGTTCCGCCTGGATGCCGTGCCCGGCGTCGCCGTGATGGTCGAGAAGGCCGTCGGCATCAAATGCGCGCGCTCGTGGAAGATCCTCCCGACGGTCGGCGCGGATCCCGAATATCCCGACGTCTCGCCGCGCGACGCGCAAGCGCTGCGCGAATGGAAGGCGCTGGGGGTCACGGCTTGA
- a CDS encoding sugar O-acetyltransferase → MLAGELYRPDAELAADHTAAEHWMARYNSSGASSAAELHAQLSARFRKVGKDAVIRPPFFCDYGSNISLGDGVFLNFNCVILDVVEVTIGDRTQIGPAVQIYTADHPRDAETRRAGLEFGRPIRIGSDVWIGGGAIILPGVTVGDGALVGAGSVVTRDVAPGTIVAGNPARRRPV, encoded by the coding sequence ATGCTGGCGGGCGAGCTCTATCGCCCGGATGCGGAGCTCGCCGCCGACCACACCGCGGCGGAACATTGGATGGCGCGCTACAATTCGTCAGGCGCCTCGTCCGCGGCCGAGCTGCACGCACAGCTCTCCGCACGCTTCCGCAAGGTCGGCAAGGACGCCGTGATCCGCCCGCCGTTCTTCTGCGATTACGGCAGCAATATCAGCCTCGGCGACGGCGTGTTCCTCAACTTCAATTGCGTGATCCTCGACGTCGTCGAGGTCACAATCGGGGATCGCACCCAGATCGGGCCCGCGGTGCAGATCTATACCGCCGACCACCCACGCGATGCCGAAACCCGGCGCGCCGGGCTGGAATTCGGCCGCCCGATCCGGATCGGTAGCGACGTCTGGATTGGCGGCGGTGCCATCATCCTGCCCGGGGTCACGGTCGGCGACGGCGCCCTGGTCGGGGCCGGCAGCGTGGTGACGCGGGACGTCGCTCCGGGCACGATCGTGGCGGGAAATCCGGCCCGGCGGCGGCCGGTTTAG